ATTTCTGGACTACACCACCTCTGATGAACTGAACAATTTCCATTCTTGTGTGTTGGCATTGTGCAAAATTGGTTGAGGTAAAAACATGACAGGATaacacagtgagaggaaaaacatacagtacagatgCACAGATTTATACTGACACTAGCAAAGTTTGTAACTGCAtcaaaactccccaaaaaaaaGACCCATATTTGTGTGCAAAACAAGCATAAAATGTCCAGTGTTTCCCCCAAAAATGGTACAGTAACAGCACATATACCTCaagcacaaataaaatgaaatggcaattTCATTGGCAATGGCTTGTTACAAGAGCAATATTTTATGATATAATATACCCATTGAGTAGAAAAGTATGTGTGAAAGCTTTGTAGAAAAACACCACTCACATTCACGGAGATGTTCACAATTATTTGGCCAAATATAAATGCGTTATATGGAAAGCAACAGTAAGGCTATGAGATGATTGTCAAGGGGAATACAAGGCTAAATCCTCTCAGAAAAAGTCTTACTTGATAGCTTGCATGGTTAATATTTTACTATATCTGCATGTGGACTGTGGTCaatataatatttccctcttgGCTCTCCTCCGGTCACTCAGCTGCAGGCTCAGATGCCTCAGGCTGCGCTTCCGCATCCTCATCACTGTCCAGGCCAGAGCGATTCAGGGTACGCCGCATATTGAAAGGCAAGTCCCCACgtctttaaaacaaacaaattaacgGTTCAAACACGGTCAGGTGCTGCACAAATACTGCACACAAGTAGAAAAGATGAGGCATACAGTATTAAAGACCATAATTGAGTGTATAATCAAAATTGAAGTCCCTAAAGTTGGGGGACGTCCATGCTACAGAttttaaataattgttaaagtcaaaacagcagaggcagagatatcctgacaTTTAATCCTAGAATAGGTCACACTCCAAAAACCCTGGATCCTACTCTTCCTATTTAGCAACTTACTAGGGAAGTCCACCCATTTAGCACTGCACTCCAATAGAGCAGTCGGtgattcgggtgtgttatgctagttgCAGCTAATGAAGACATGAGGTCCGGTAAGATCACTTACTTCTaaccacacccacccacacccacagGCGCTTGAGTTACACTCTCACGACAAGTAAACTAATCTTCAAGTGTAAAATGAATGTAGTTGCCCTTTATCTAGAGAGGAAGACCCTTTGGAAGCCTCTACCTGAGCTTGCTCTTCAGAGTGCTGACTTCACGGTTCATTGCGTCTGCTGACTCGGCGGCATCATCCAGCTCCCTCTGCAGCTTCCTGCGGTAGGCGTTGGCTCGcgtcacctcctcctctgcctcctctagCTGACGCTTCAGCTGACGCATTCGGCTGTTCGTCTtctccacctgcagagagacgGTTCACAtagtgacaaaaacaacacaagcagtCTGCGAGGATCAAACTACATTGTAAGACTCCTCTCGTCTCGCTTTAACAATAtggaaattaaaagtaaaaggaGATTAGTGATGAGGCTTACCTGGTCTTTGTATTGCTCCGTGTTGCGCCTCTCGTCATCAACCTGTAGCAGCACCTCTTTCAGCTTCTTCTCTGTCCGCCTGGCCAGCCTGGAGGCCTGCTGACGCtccctgaaatgaaaagaaaatcgAATGCAGTGAGGAATCAGTACACAGTCTCGGGACTCtggcaacttttttttgtactttagaTGTATTTATTAACTCTCTATCCATCTTTCTGTACTGAATcagggacacacagacagaattaCTGAAACCTTTAGGATCTAGGGATTCGTAAGAAATGGACTGGTCATGACTGGTCCAAaaagttctgtttttgtttgaaacacCATCCAAATTGTTTTTGACTGGTTCACCGACTGACCACAATATTTATCAAAGTGTCCATTGCACTGGCACTCACTTTGATTCTATATCGAGCTGTTCCTCCAGCTGAGCGATCTTGGCCTCCAGGGTGGTGATGGAGGACTTGTACTTGGACTTGATGGTTCCCTCGAGCTCCTGCAGCTTCAGTTTCAGCTCCTTGTTCTGGCGATCCAGCTGGGAGCGAGCCCCCTCCAGCCGCTGGGAGGAGCTGCGCTCTGCAGCCAGCTCTGTGGTCAGCTGCTCAGTCTAATGTCAGAATGGTATTGTTAAAGTACAGCGTATCCTGAAGTagtgatcttttttttcacattttcttcatctttggTGCTCATTGCGGTGTTGTTTCTTCACTGCAAACCTCACAGTTCACCtaacaagttttttttctgaggtTTTTGTCCAGATAAAAATaaggtttcttttctttccaacGAACTTAagtgtatttctgtttattccaaATTGTTATTACAGATGCcagatatataaaaacattcCTTCCTTTCCActgaacacaaaatgttttctcctgattgcaaataaaaaaggtaaaatgatcAGCTGTTAATCAACATGTGTGGGGTACCGTGTGTCTTTACCTGCAGTGTGCTTCTCTTCAGACGATCGTTGACCATCTCAGTgttgagctgctcttcctccagctcctcctccagctgggtgATACGACCCTCCAGCCTCCTCTTCTCATCTGCCAGCAGAGAACTGGCAACAacaagtgaggaagaggagtgatggttaatgaacagaaacaaacttgTAGATTTCCTTTAACTGTGTACACTGACCTTGCATTTTTAAATAAGTACATACTATATAGTTCCACATTACAACGTGTACATGTAGATATGCAGAGGAACCAAGCTTTAATATACAATTTCTAAGTTGTAATGGTTgcatatttgtatgtatttgtgggTGCAACTTAAGTTCATGTGAAAACTGGCTGTTATTGTTTGGCTCATACTtcttgctgttgctgctgttgatcTCGTCCTGGAGCTCATCTCTCTCCGACTGAACTTGTCTCTTGAGTCTCTCTGCAGTGGCCAGATCCTGGAGGAAGCAGAAGACATAGAATATTAAGTGCATATTAAGATTTAAAGCCTGATACTACAGGGGCTGCTGGGACAGTTCGCTGTAAACAAGGAGGCAATTTGAGTTAATGACATACATTGGACTTGGTCTTAACAAAAAACGACTTAAAACGATGGTATACCAGTGACACCATCCTTTAATATTCCATGTAACATACCTCATGTTACATGGTCTATGACACTAAGAAATTGTCCACACCAGGTACTTTGTCTCCACATCCAGTTTTGAGttgttattttccatttttactttCATACCTCCTGGAAGTGCAGGACGTCTGCCTCCATGGCCTTGAGCTTCTTCTCGGTCTCCTTGGCCCCGTTGACGGCTTCCTCTCTGGACAAACGCAGCTCGTCCAGCTCTCTCATCAGCTCTTTCATGTGGGCCTGGAGAGCGCACATGCAGACAGCAGTACTGAAGTTAGACACCCACCATTGTGAGGGCTTTTCCAATCAACGCATGTGACCACGATGACCACTTTTGTCATTAATAGTCAACAAGAGTGCCTAACTCACTCCTGAAGAGGCGGGTGCTTAAAAGGACGAATTTTCTAAAATTACTGGTATGTTCCCATACATAACTGAACAGTTTGGATTATAGATGAAAACTAATTTTATGTGTTTGACAATTTATCATAGccaacaaacatgtaaatagcatcagaaaacattaacataactTGCAGTAAGTTGTTTTCTAGTGTTAGTCTGTGTATTATAAAGACCTGTCAACTAATTTGGAAGTGATACAAGGCtccagtatttgttttttattcatatcCATTTCCCAGTCAAACTATTGATTGAGTTATGGATGACCCAGCCAAACCAGTCTTTGGCAACACTTTTGCttgtgtggtgtgtgcatgCCTGCCTATTTTACCTGGAgttttttcagctgtttgagGGCCTCGTCGCGGCCCTTGTTGGCAGCATCGATCTGGAGCTCGAGTTCTGCCAGGTCCAACTCCAGTTTCTTCTTGGATGAGAGCGCCTGACTACGCTGCCTGCGTTCATCTTCCAGCTCGACCTCCATCTCACGCACCTGAAGGACAGCAAAAGGATATTTAGTCAAACCATAATTCAGCATTTACTTCAGCAAttgtgaaaatataatttaatctACAAGCCTGAAATGgtttgtgaaaaaaacatctccagACATTTTAGGTTTGTGTCTTGTACCTGTTTAAccagctgcttcctcctctcctctccctgctcaTCTCTGGCCTGCAGGTCTCGGTCAAACTGGGCCTTCATGGCCTGCATGTTGACCTCCAGACGCAGTTTGGCGTCCTCTGTGGCCTGCAGctcgtcctccagctcctccagctgaactctcatctcctccagctgctgatccATGGCACGCTTTGACCTCTCCAGCTCATGAACCTGTGGACAAGCAGGTTGCGTTGGTACACATTCAGTGTTCTGCTGAGAGCAATAATGCAATCTTTATTGTTTCTATAAAGcataataaaatgtttccagGGTTGACTTTTTCAGCAAAACCAACGTCCATTCTAATCCAGACACAGCACATCTCATTGCAGCTCTCCGTGTTGTCTCTTACACTCTTGCCGACATCGTCCTTGGAGGAGACCAAGTCTTCCATCTCAGCTTTAAGCAGCTTATTGGCCCGGTCCAACTCATCTTTCAGGTCCGTCACGGTCTCCAAATCGCGGGCCAGTGTCAGTGCTCGCGTTTCCTTCTCCCTGGCCTCAGCCTCTGCCTTGTCGCGCTCCTCCGCATACTGAGTAGAAATTGTTTTCTCCTCGGCCAGCATCTAGGGGAAGGGAGAGACCGGGAAAGGGTCACACTGGTGAAATGAACAGATTAAAGATTGTTTGAGAAATCAATCTTGGATGCTACAAAAAGTGTTGATATCTTAtatttgattctgattcttttcttttttttttgtttaagacAGTTTAACAAAATCTCAACCTGTCAAAAGAAACATAAGCAGCCTTCTAGTGCAATATATGTCTTTGTCACTGTTGACATGATACCTGGTCAAacttcttctgcttcctctccagGTTGGAGACGATCTGCCTCAAGTGGTCCTGATCCACTATGAGGTCATCCAGCTCCTGCTGTAAACGGGTTTTTGTCTTGTCCAGTTTGTCGTAGGCTGCGgtcttctcctccagctgctgcgtCACGCTGTCCAACTCCCGCAGGCTTCGCTTGCGTCCCTCCTCTGCCATATCCAGGGACGAGACCTCCTGTTccagcttcttcttcatctctgtcagctgaagacataaaagaaaaaaaaaaaaaagaggggaattAGAAAGACAAGAATGAAATGTGGGCAAGTTGGATGGTCTACTTTATTCAGTAAAATATATTGAGACGactgaaaactttgacctgctggtggcgctagaggaaaagtcagaggttcGCCAAAGTTATTAGAATTGAACCTCTAGGGAACTTAaatatctgcaccaaatttaatctcaatccatccaatagtggTCCAAATATCTAAtatgtctggaccaaagtggtggacagaccgaCCGACAGACTggcattgccatccctagagctacGCCACTAGCGTGCCTATAAATACTACATACGtaaagttattattactgaCCTCTAAAATCAACTCTCTTGAATCAGACAGATCTGAGAACTCAGTTTTAATAACTgttgatgtgaaatgtgaaacaaagATAAGGGCTTCGGACCGACCTGGGCCTGCAGAGCGGAGACCTGCTTCTCCATGTTCttcttgctctcctcctcttcctccagcatCTCCCGCAGGCTGTTCTGCTCGTCCTCCAGCTGCCTCAGGCGGGTGGAGAGGGACAGCTTCTGACGAGTCTCCTCTTGGAGCAACTCCTGCATTTTagaaaaggattaaaaaaaaaacaacttgagaAAAACCCTTTGAACTTGAGGCTTTTTTGCTCAGTTTTCACTGAATGAAAAGTAATGCTGAACTAGTTATTGGCAGTTACTGGCAGTGTCACCATTAGTGTACAGAAACTACCACTATATGACTTTTAATAGTGAAGAAAACGTTCAAAGGTGATAATTATCAGGCAAGATCTCAGGTCATAAGGAGCATCTTTTTTCATGATATCTTAGCAGATTTACAGACACTGGAGATATTGATGTCCTTGGAAAGTGTGAGTCGCACTGTATCTACAAATACGTGTATCAAGTCTGTGtatttgactgagttatgactcaaAATGCAAAGTTGGGCTCCAAGAGTTCAAAGAAAGTAACATGTTGCCGATACTGTGTTGCTTAGATACTTAAATGTCCATCATCAATCCAAAAACAATTGTATCCCAGATTAAATAGGTACAGTAAGAGATTAGCTGCAAAAAGCccacagattattttctcaattaatcgtttggtcaacaaaatgtgaaacatgcGCCTCACAATTCTGTAAATATGACATATTCagacacttgtttttttccccccaaagatattaaatttacagtgtaataaaacagagaaaagcctTATTCAACTActtgtttcagctttatttgagaatagaagacagacagatgagagtgCATTAGAcatcaaaaagaagaagtaTTAAATGGTAGTTCTCTATGTACCTGTGTATCCTGCAGCTGAGACTCTGTAGAAGAAAGGTCTTTGCTGGATTTGATGTTCTTGCCCTCCGCTTGACTCAGCAGGTTGTTTACGTTGTCTAGCTCTGTCTAGACTccagatagaaagaaaatgaatcagacacaatttaaatcatcatcacacactttCCTCCTTTCAACCACCTACTCCGTCCACACTGTACCTGCATCTTGGCCATCTTGTCGGTCATCTCCTGCTTCTGACGTTCATTTTCTCCGTATTTGACCTGTAATTCTTGAACCTGGGATTCGGCCTTCTTGCGACGGTGTTCAGACTCCGCTTTGCTTTGTGTCAGAGTCTTCATCTCGATCTGCACCTCGTTCCACTCACTATCCAGGGCCTGCTTGGCTTTCTCCACCGACGCCTTGTTCTGCAGGAGCGACACACATGACGCATGTTACTGGTGTTTattcagaggtttgttaagcATTGGCATCTTTCTCTTCTGACCACTCCTTTACCCTTTTGGCCTGTTCCAACTGCTCATTGAGCTCGTCGAATGcctgattgtgtttttgtctcatgtCAGCCATCTGCTGCTCGTGGATCTTGGCCTCTTCATCCAGATTCTTCTTCAGATGGGCGACCTCCGTCTCACGCTTGGACCTGAATGAACAAAGAACGAGATGTgagaagagaacagaagagaaacaaatcTTTGCATATATCGTGTTTCCCTCAAAGCCTTCCTCACAGACGCTTTGGACCAAAGATGAACAGATTGACCAAAGTGTTCgagtatctcaacaactatagatggattgccgtgaaatttaGTGCAGACAtttcccctgaggatgaatctTATTGACTTTGATGTCATGTCATTTAGCACCTCCAACAAGTCAGACTTTCCAGCAGggctgctagtgtggctacaGTTGATTTCAGTGTAGGGCTTCCCTGTACCTCATGTCAACACAAGATTCTGTCTCTTAAGTAATTCACAATTAAGtatttttccaaaaaaaacaaaaaaaacccacaagaCTACATAAGCTTGACTGTTACCTCAgctcctgctgtgctgcagtggAGTCCAAAGTGTCCTCCAGCTCAGTCTTCAGGGCCTCCAGCTCTTCTCCCAGGTCCCTGCGGTGTTTCTCAGCCTTGGAACGCGCctgtctctccagctccagatcctcctgcagctcagagatCTGAGCCTCCAGCTCCCTGATCTTCTTCTGGGCCGAGTTCTTGGCTGCAGCCTCTTCCTCGATCCTGGAGGTGAGATAAAGAGGAGGGATGAGATACATATACGATTATGACTCTAGGTCAGTCATCacaatcatcacattttttaattttaatctttttaaatgtgttttaaacctGGCCAGTGCAGCGTggagctcctcctccttcttagCCAGCTGAGCTCGGAGTTCAGCGATCTGGGCCTGCAGGTCTGCAATCTGGTCATGGAGCTCAGTGGAGTCTCCCTCAAGTTTACGACGGTTCTTCTCCAACTCCTGACgcactttctcctcttttcttagACGATCTGTGagtgagaagacagaaaaaccCGCATTTGTTATTTAGTAATTTGTGTAACgtgtaattattttcataagTTAAAATACCACAACACATTAAAGCACTCAAAAAGTTTGGAGGTgtcatggagggaaaaaaacccccaacaacATTATTTGTGAGCATGAATTATACTTTATATAATACACTCTTGATTTAGCAGTGTTTATGGAGTTTAGCCTCTTTCACTTTGCTCTACAATTTAATAAATCTTATTTATTATGTCAGATTATGTTCATATGTCACTGAGATTTGTTTGGGCAGCGTGAGAGCAAGAAACAGAGCGTGGAAGTGGGTATCTCACGccaaaaaacaatattaaattGGGAACTCACACTAGTAATTCAAGAGCATCAATTACTAAATTGTGCAAACAGTTTCTTACCATGACATGCTCCATAAAAAGGGATAGTAATGCTTAAAAAAagaccaacaaaaaaaactactaaaatTTGATTTCAatcaatgaagaaaaaaaaatgatattgaCATAATTCATTATGAACCACACTAGTATGTTATTCAggatgtcaacaaaacaaaaacaataacaataatgtaaACAATACTTGCCTTCCAAATCTGTGATCATGGCTTCGTGTTTATTCTTGAGCTTCTGCAAACTTTTGGACTTCTCTTCCTCCTCGGCCAAGTTGGTGGTGAACTCTGAgatcctctcctccatctgtttcttctCCTGAGGATATAAAATCCAAGAAATTAAGATTAATTGTTGTCTCAGGTGTAATGGCTCTGTTTTATTCACGCTGCACTTTTTTTGTCACTGGAACATTGGCTGGATTGTATTTTTATGGAGACCTTGTTGAGCTTGTTGTTCTGGTCATCCAGCACCATGatgtcctcctccatcttcttcagCTTGGCGTCCATGGTGACCTTCTCCATCTGAAGCTTCTGTCTGGCTGCTTCCTCCTcgtccagctgctgctccaggtCCTGGATGAACAACGCAAACAATTTGCAAAAGTTAATGCACATCTTAAAACATCTCACATTCTGTATCCCACAGGATTTTACTGACCGTGATGTTCTGCTGcatcttctttctctccgtGTGCATCTGGGTgaccctctcttcctcctcctccaggcgAGACTCCAGGTCATGCAggatctcctccagctcctgcttcCTGGTGGCCAGACGGGATCTCATCTCCTCAGCCTCCGCACAGAGCTCCGTCtctgcctgcagctgctcctgaaGAGCCAGCTTCTCTGCATTCAGCTAGCAGAGGGGAGTCAGAGTCAAAGTGAGACGGGAAAATTACATCGCAGCTATGTAAGAAGATCAGATCTATAAATAAATCCATCCACTTTCACggatttaaaataaactgtaGATTAAGCTGACTTCATTAAGACTCTTACCTGTTGCTGCTTGGTCTCATATTCTTTGAGCTGCTCCTCAGCCTGCTGTTGTCTCTCCTTCACCTTtatcagctcctcctccttggccaccatctcctcctcctgccgaGTCACTTGCAGCAGAGGCTTCACCTGGAAGAAGaagtaaaaatgaatgtaaaactaATGGTGATGTTTGGACTTTCTTGGGGTGGATGAAATGGCATGCTCACAagaaacagagtaaaatgtatttatttcacatttttgtaattATCATTACAGCAGTGCAATAAAAGATGAGTGCTGTACAGGCGCCCGATTGAGACGTCAATTTCTCACAAATAACATCAAGGTATGTACTCAAAAATCTACAAATCTACACCCAGAGCTACAGACTTTAGATTTGGACCCATGTAGGAACAGAGTTGCCTTGCAACTCGACTCGGACTTGTCTGCTATGCCTGAAGGCTTGAGTTGACTTGAGACTTAACTTGGTgatccaaaaatgttgaaaaattgCTGTGTTGCGTGTAGTTCTACCTTTTGCAGCATCATCAAACTGTCAccaataattaaaaacaaaatgggaaGAGACACAATGTCTCCATatccttttacacacacacctgtggctGCAGCTGCCGGCACCATGACAACATGGAGGAAACTCCAAATTCAGATAATCATTAAAAGATTAATTAGTCTATACACATAAATGAGTAGCTTAATAGTTCCCTTATTAATGTGCTTTTAGATATTACggacctttttttgttttaaaatattgaaGATATGAATATGTTGTCAGACAGGCAGCAACATTTAGCTGCCACTGCTCAGCTTTGTTCCTGATTcaaaatattgtaataataagtTTATAAACTTGTTTTAAAGTCTGCTGAGCAAGTAATTCAGAACAGGACTGAATTTATGTTTAAATGccaaaacaagtaaaaacaggGTGCCATTTATTcttattcatatattttgatAGTTCTAATATTAACCATGACACTAGCATGGTTTAACTACCGCTGTCCTATTATTGGGTTGTCCAACAACAATGATAAAAAGCCTTCTTTAATGTCTTACCTTGGTGAAAAGCCTCCACCACTGCCAGTTCCTGAGTTTGAGGTAAGCAGCACAGTTCCTCTGGATGACTTTCATGGcggtcagctgctgctgtctcttgGCAAAAGCTCTGgagcaaaaaatgtaaataacatatttgccattttgtttctcatcatgcatgttatttattattcaatCGCAGTAAAAGACTAAATCTGACGTACACAAAATATGTGCAATGTTATGGATCAAGTGAATCTTTCATACTTGCGGGCCACATATCCTCTGCACCAGGCCTGGAAGCTGATGATCACATCAGTGATCTTCatgtccctctcctcctccaggtgggCCAGGACTCCGGCTCTGAAGAACACTTTACTCTGACCGATGCGGAACAGGTTTGGGTCCAGCTCCAGAGCTTTGATCTGACATGAAGAGGACAGAAGTGACTCAGGGACGAGTCTTAAAAGAGACTTCAGATGGAGAAGACATTTTTTTGAACTGCTTACTTCtaaatttgatttattgttcTTACCATGAGCACGCAGGCTTGCTTGCCGTCCATAAAGCCCTTTGGGATGGAATTTGGAGTAAGGATTTCATacctgagagacagacgagcacaattacaattacatttttataattaaacATGCCACTTTTTTAACAACTTGCTTTTATAGTTTCAGGTACATTCACTGTTGTGGATTATAAGTCTCATGTCGGCAGACTGGCTGTGAATGATCTGTTTTTGAGTGggtaaaatataaatgtgtgtcagAAAAAGCTCTGGTGGGAGGATGATTACTTTATAAAGGGGGGGATAacgtgaaagaaaaaaaaaacatattttaatggaGTTGGTCTTGACGTACTTAAGTCTCTttctaaaaatgtattgaaaaaaaaaaagaagaaagagctTCACAATTTTGCAGATACATCTGCTGATGTTTGTCACCTCTGTCTGAACTCCTGGAAGACGATGCGGTTGGGGAAGCCCTGTCTGCAGATACGAATCCCCTCTAGGACTCCGTTACACCTCAGCTGGTCCAGAACCAGGTGAGGCTCCAGTTTACCTGCCTGAAGAAACAAATCCATAAAACACCTTTAAAGagctgtttggtttgtgtgttctgtttctttattgtttgtaaTGGAAAAATCTGATAATTGTctattaatgttttgttgttgactttttttggCAAAGCATTCAAGGCTCGTAAatctctcactcttttcttctttgttagTTAAACTTGTGTCTTATACA
The sequence above is a segment of the Enoplosus armatus isolate fEnoArm2 chromosome 2, fEnoArm2.hap1, whole genome shotgun sequence genome. Coding sequences within it:
- the LOC139292218 gene encoding myosin-9-like isoform X1, producing the protein MTDADKFLYGDRSGVNNPMAQADWATKKLVWIPSEKLGFEAGSVKEEQGEECVVELADSGKKVKVNKDDIQKMNPPKFSKVEDMAELTCLNEASVLHNLKERYYSGLIYTYSGLFCVVVNPYKYLPIYTEEIVNMYKGKKRHEMPPHIYAITDTAYRSMMQDREDQSILCTGESGAGKTENTKKVIQYLAHVASSFKSKKDQGSAVLSHGELEKQLLQANPILEAFGNAKTVKNDNSSRFGKFIRINFDVNGYIVGANIETDLLEKSRAVRQAKEERSFHVFYYMLTGAGDKLRSELCLEDYSKYSFLSNGNVTIPGQQDKDLFTETMDAFQIMSIPEEERIGLLKVVSAVLQLGNMTFKKERHSDQASMPDDTAAQKVCHLLSINVTDFTRAILSPRIKVGRDYVQKAQTQEQAEFAVQALAKASYERMFRWLVLRINKALDKTKRQGASFIGILDIAGFEIFELNSFEQMCINYTNEKLQQLFNHTMFVLEQEEYQREGIEWSFIDFGLDLQPCIDLIEKPAGPPGILALLDEECWFPKATDKSFVEKVVQEQGTHPKFQKPKKLKDDVDFCIMHYAGKVDYKADEWLLKNMDPLNECVATLLNQSTDKFTADLWRDMDRIVGLDKVAGMSDSMHGAFKTRKGMFRTVGQLYKEQLGNLMATLRNTNPNFVRCIIPNHEKKAGKLEPHLVLDQLRCNGVLEGIRICRQGFPNRIVFQEFRQRYEILTPNSIPKGFMDGKQACVLMIKALELDPNLFRIGQSKVFFRAGVLAHLEEERDMKITDVIISFQAWCRGYVARKAFAKRQQQLTAMKVIQRNCAAYLKLRNWQWWRLFTKVKPLLQVTRQEEEMVAKEEELIKVKERQQQAEEQLKEYETKQQQLNAEKLALQEQLQAETELCAEAEEMRSRLATRKQELEEILHDLESRLEEEEERVTQMHTERKKMQQNITDLEQQLDEEEAARQKLQMEKVTMDAKLKKMEEDIMVLDDQNNKLNKEKKQMEERISEFTTNLAEEEEKSKSLQKLKNKHEAMITDLEDRLRKEEKVRQELEKNRRKLEGDSTELHDQIADLQAQIAELRAQLAKKEEELHAALARIEEEAAAKNSAQKKIRELEAQISELQEDLELERQARSKAEKHRRDLGEELEALKTELEDTLDSTAAQQELRSKRETEVAHLKKNLDEEAKIHEQQMADMRQKHNQAFDELNEQLEQAKRNKASVEKAKQALDSEWNEVQIEMKTLTQSKAESEHRRKKAESQVQELQVKYGENERQKQEMTDKMAKMQTELDNVNNLLSQAEGKNIKSSKDLSSTESQLQDTQELLQEETRQKLSLSTRLRQLEDEQNSLREMLEEEEESKKNMEKQVSALQAQLTEMKKKLEQEVSSLDMAEEGRKRSLRELDSVTQQLEEKTAAYDKLDKTKTRLQQELDDLIVDQDHLRQIVSNLERKQKKFDQMLAEEKTISTQYAEERDKAEAEAREKETRALTLARDLETVTDLKDELDRANKLLKAEMEDLVSSKDDVGKSVHELERSKRAMDQQLEEMRVQLEELEDELQATEDAKLRLEVNMQAMKAQFDRDLQARDEQGEERRKQLVKQVREMEVELEDERRQRSQALSSKKKLELDLAELELQIDAANKGRDEALKQLKKLQAHMKELMRELDELRLSREEAVNGAKETEKKLKAMEADVLHFQEDLATAERLKRQVQSERDELQDEINSSNSKNSLLADEKRRLEGRITQLEEELEEEQLNTEMVNDRLKRSTLQTEQLTTELAAERSSSQRLEGARSQLDRQNKELKLKLQELEGTIKSKYKSSITTLEAKIAQLEEQLDIESKERQQASRLARRTEKKLKEVLLQVDDERRNTEQYKDQVEKTNSRMRQLKRQLEEAEEEVTRANAYRRKLQRELDDAAESADAMNREVSTLKSKLRRGDLPFNMRRTLNRSGLDSDEDAEAQPEASEPAAE
- the LOC139292218 gene encoding myosin-9-like isoform X2, which codes for MTDADKFLYGDRSGVNNPMAQADWATKKLVWIPSEKLGFEAGSVKEEQGEECVVELADSGKKVKVNKDDIQKMNPPKFSKVEDMAELTCLNEASVLHNLKERYYSGLIYTYSGLFCVVVNPYKYLPIYTEEIVNMYKGKKRHEMPPHIYAITDTAYRSMMQDREDQSILCTGESGAGKTENTKKVIQYLAHVASSFKSKKDQGELEKQLLQANPILEAFGNAKTVKNDNSSRFGKFIRINFDVNGYIVGANIETYLLEKSRAVRQAKEERSFHVFYYMLTGAGDKLRSELCLEDYSKYSFLSNGNVTIPGQQDKDLFTETMDAFQIMSIPEEERIGLLKVVSAVLQLGNMTFKKERHSDQASMPDDTAAQKVCHLLSINVTDFTRAILSPRIKVGRDYVQKAQTQEQAEFAVQALAKASYERMFRWLVLRINKALDKTKRQGASFIGILDIAGFEIFELNSFEQMCINYTNEKLQQLFNHTMFVLEQEEYQREGIEWSFIDFGLDLQPCIDLIEKPAGPPGILALLDEECWFPKATDKSFVEKVVQEQGTHPKFQKPKKLKDDVDFCIMHYAGKVDYKADEWLLKNMDPLNECVATLLNQSTDKFTADLWRDMDRIVGLDKVAGMSDSMHGAFKTRKGMFRTVGQLYKEQLGNLMATLRNTNPNFVRCIIPNHEKKAGKLEPHLVLDQLRCNGVLEGIRICRQGFPNRIVFQEFRQRYEILTPNSIPKGFMDGKQACVLMIKALELDPNLFRIGQSKVFFRAGVLAHLEEERDMKITDVIISFQAWCRGYVARKAFAKRQQQLTAMKVIQRNCAAYLKLRNWQWWRLFTKVKPLLQVTRQEEEMVAKEEELIKVKERQQQAEEQLKEYETKQQQLNAEKLALQEQLQAETELCAEAEEMRSRLATRKQELEEILHDLESRLEEEEERVTQMHTERKKMQQNITDLEQQLDEEEAARQKLQMEKVTMDAKLKKMEEDIMVLDDQNNKLNKEKKQMEERISEFTTNLAEEEEKSKSLQKLKNKHEAMITDLEDRLRKEEKVRQELEKNRRKLEGDSTELHDQIADLQAQIAELRAQLAKKEEELHAALARIEEEAAAKNSAQKKIRELEAQISELQEDLELERQARSKAEKHRRDLGEELEALKTELEDTLDSTAAQQELRSKRETEVAHLKKNLDEEAKIHEQQMADMRQKHNQAFDELNEQLEQAKRNKASVEKAKQALDSEWNEVQIEMKTLTQSKAESEHRRKKAESQVQELQVKYGENERQKQEMTDKMAKMQTELDNVNNLLSQAEGKNIKSSKDLSSTESQLQDTQELLQEETRQKLSLSTRLRQLEDEQNSLREMLEEEEESKKNMEKQVSALQAQLTEMKKKLEQEVSSLDMAEEGRKRSLRELDSVTQQLEEKTAAYDKLDKTKTRLQQELDDLIVDQDHLRQIVSNLERKQKKFDQMLAEEKTISTQYAEERDKAEAEAREKETRALTLARDLETVTDLKDELDRANKLLKAEMEDLVSSKDDVGKSVHELERSKRAMDQQLEEMRVQLEELEDELQATEDAKLRLEVNMQAMKAQFDRDLQARDEQGEERRKQLVKQVREMEVELEDERRQRSQALSSKKKLELDLAELELQIDAANKGRDEALKQLKKLQAHMKELMRELDELRLSREEAVNGAKETEKKLKAMEADVLHFQEDLATAERLKRQVQSERDELQDEINSSNSKNSLLADEKRRLEGRITQLEEELEEEQLNTEMVNDRLKRSTLQTEQLTTELAAERSSSQRLEGARSQLDRQNKELKLKLQELEGTIKSKYKSSITTLEAKIAQLEEQLDIESKERQQASRLARRTEKKLKEVLLQVDDERRNTEQYKDQVEKTNSRMRQLKRQLEEAEEEVTRANAYRRKLQRELDDAAESADAMNREVSTLKSKLRRGDLPFNMRRTLNRSGLDSDEDAEAQPEASEPAAE